A DNA window from Euleptes europaea isolate rEulEur1 chromosome 20, rEulEur1.hap1, whole genome shotgun sequence contains the following coding sequences:
- the LOC130492145 gene encoding gonadotropin-releasing hormone II receptor-like — protein MTEGEPLMNPPQRCNAADENSPISACPKAWVEPTFTLAARVRVVVTGCFFVFATCSNAVVFASVVRKRHKSHVQLLILSLTVADLLVTVAVMPLDAVWNVTVQWYAGDALCKMLNFLKLFAMYSAALVLVVISLDRHAAILHPFSFANSSHRNRVMLCIAWILSILLASPQLFIFRLHTIPEVNFTQCVTHGSFQEHWQETTYNMFTFATLYVTPLSVMIICYVRILFEISKQLKINKGLARGKDDHISKARMKTLKMTIVIVASFIVCWTPYYLLGLWYWFQPDMISRMPEYINHFLFLFGLLHTCTDPIIYGLYTPSFREDMKTCLRGLELAVTRQERHKLASVSEKNRDYHDSGVAPSSVSNGGSLNTVC, from the exons ATGACTGAAGGAGAACCGCTGATGAATCCTCCACAAAGATGCAATGCTGCGGACGAGAACAGTCCCATTTCTGCTTGTCCCAAGGCCTGGGTGGAGCCAACGTTTACACTTGCCGCCAGGGTCCGGGTGGTCGTCACCGGCTGCTTCTTCGTGTTTGCGACTTGCAGCAACGCCGTCGTCTTCGCCAGCGTGGTGAGGAAGCGGCACAAGTCCCACGTCCAGCTGCTCATTCTGAGCTTGACCGTGGCGGACTTGCTGGTCACGGTGGCTGTCATGCCCTTGGACGCCGTGTGGAATGTCACCGTCCAGTGGTACGCGGGGGACGCTCTCTGCAAAATGCTGAACTTCCTCAAGCTCTTTGCCATGTACTCTGCCGCCCTGGTGCTGGTGGTGATCAGCTTAGACCGGCACGCAGCCATCCTGCACCCCTTCTCGTTCGCTAATTCAAGCCACCGGAATCGTGTCATGCTCTGCATTGCCTGGATTCTAAGCATCTTGCTGGCCTCTCCCCAG CTCTTCATCTTTCGCCTTCACACCATCCCAGAGGTCAACTTCACCCAATGTGTGACGCATGGGAGCTTCCAGGAACACTGGCAAGAGACCACCTACAACATGTTCACCTTCGCGACGCTCTACGTCACCCCGCTGAGCGTCATGATCATTTGCTACGTCCGCATCTTGTTTGAGATCAGCAAGCAGctgaaaataaataaag GTCTTGCCAGAGGCAAAGATGACCACATCTCCAAGGCCCGCATGAAGACGCTCAAAATGACTATTGTGATCGTGGCTTCTTTCATTGTCTGCTGGACTCCTTATTATCTTCTGGGCTTGTGGTACTGGTTCCAGCCCGACATGATCAGTCGGATGCCGGAATACATCAACCACTTCCTGTTCCTTTTCGGCCTGTTGCACACCTGCACCGACCCCATAATTTATGGGCTATACACCCCATCCTTCCGAGAGGATATGAAGACGTGCCTCCGGGGCCTTGAGCTGGCAGTGACCCGCCAGGAGAGGCACAAACTTGCCTCCGTTTCTGAGAAGAACAGAGATTATCACGACAGCGGGGTGGCCCCTTCGAGTGTTTCCAACGGGGGAAGTCTGAACACGGTCTGCTAG